From Bacillus sp. FSL K6-3431, the proteins below share one genomic window:
- a CDS encoding sugar ABC transporter ATP-binding protein: protein MSKPILKMEAITKEFPGVKALNGVDFEIYPGEVHALMGENGAGKSTLMKILSGVYSETSGNMYLEGKKITLKNPVDAQALGISIIHQEFNLFPNLSAAENIFIDRKDSKGKLGKIAWKSIYRKADELIKSIGANIDVKKEVQYLGVHSQQVIEIAKALSLNAKILIMDEPSAALPEDEVQNMFNVVNQLKRNGVAIVYVSHRMKEIFEIADKVTVLRDGKRVSTKLINETTEEELINSMVGQEVGNLYPNTNHEIAKDIVLSTRDFYITNKDRVSFDLHKGEILGFYGLVGSGTHTLAERLFGLRKGIGVVKVHSKDVVIKTPKDAMNHGIAYLPPDRHRQGLVKELSVKDNISLTVLKELSQAFMINNQKEKELTQTYIEQLRIKTPNQNQTVNFLSGGNQQKITLAKWLATKPEILIMEEPTRGVDVGAKAEIYKLINRLASEGLSFILISTEMPELIGLSDRILVMNNGKITKEYGRREANQHNLLKVASDSDMVSEV from the coding sequence ATGTCTAAGCCTATTCTTAAAATGGAGGCTATCACTAAAGAGTTTCCAGGAGTTAAAGCATTAAATGGAGTAGATTTTGAGATATATCCTGGAGAAGTCCATGCTCTAATGGGTGAAAATGGGGCTGGAAAATCAACTTTAATGAAAATACTTTCTGGAGTGTATTCTGAGACATCTGGAAACATGTATTTAGAGGGAAAAAAAATCACTTTGAAAAATCCGGTTGATGCACAAGCATTGGGAATTTCTATTATACATCAAGAATTCAATCTCTTCCCAAATCTTTCCGCTGCAGAAAATATTTTTATAGACCGAAAAGACTCAAAGGGAAAACTCGGTAAAATAGCTTGGAAGTCAATCTATAGAAAAGCAGATGAGTTAATAAAATCTATTGGTGCAAATATCGATGTGAAGAAAGAAGTTCAATACTTAGGCGTTCATAGTCAGCAAGTAATTGAAATTGCAAAGGCACTTTCACTTAATGCAAAGATATTAATTATGGATGAACCCTCTGCTGCGCTTCCAGAAGATGAAGTGCAAAATATGTTTAATGTTGTAAATCAGTTGAAGAGAAATGGTGTAGCGATTGTTTATGTATCTCATCGAATGAAAGAGATCTTTGAGATTGCTGATAAAGTGACCGTTTTAAGAGATGGAAAAAGAGTCTCAACTAAATTAATTAATGAAACTACTGAAGAAGAACTAATCAATTCAATGGTTGGTCAAGAAGTTGGAAATCTTTATCCGAATACTAATCATGAAATTGCTAAAGATATTGTGCTGTCAACTAGAGACTTTTATATTACTAATAAAGACAGGGTATCTTTTGATTTGCATAAAGGAGAAATATTGGGTTTCTATGGTTTAGTGGGTTCAGGTACCCACACCTTGGCCGAAAGATTATTTGGATTAAGGAAAGGCATTGGAGTTGTAAAAGTGCATTCAAAGGATGTAGTTATAAAGACTCCGAAAGATGCAATGAATCATGGTATAGCGTATTTACCGCCTGATCGACATCGACAAGGTTTAGTCAAAGAGCTTAGTGTAAAAGACAATATAAGTTTAACAGTTTTGAAAGAGTTATCCCAAGCCTTTATGATTAACAATCAAAAAGAGAAGGAGCTTACACAAACTTATATTGAACAACTTCGGATCAAGACACCAAATCAGAACCAGACAGTCAATTTTTTGAGTGGCGGAAATCAACAAAAAATAACATTAGCCAAATGGTTAGCTACAAAACCAGAGATATTAATAATGGAAGAACCTACTAGAGGTGTTGATGTAGGTGCAAAAGCGGAAATCTACAAATTAATTAATCGTTTAGCTTCCGAAGGACTAAGTTTTATATTAATCTCTACAGAAATGCCTGAATTAATAGGTTTAAGTGATCGGATTTTAGTAATGAATAATGGGAAGATAACAAAGGAATATGGAAGAAGAGAAGCTAATCAACATAATCTCTTAAAAGTGGCATCAGATTCAGATATGGTTTCGGAGGTATAA
- the rbsK gene encoding ribokinase — MKNHVEILVYGSLNMDFVAFLNKLPKIGETLSAKDFMMVPGGKAANQAVAASRLGIKVGMVGKVGDDYLGEELINNINQEGVVTETIKKDVGSSTGIAMIGVDQNGDNMIITNKGANESLTISDIDEAEESLIHSKAVILQLEMEQVVAEHIIRKAKQHDKYIILNLAPIVPIDPQVLSMVNLLIVNETEAFELTGMDINTIESTIEAAKILNNRGIESVVITLGASGALLSTSSTAQHFQPPRVDVVDSTAAGDCFVAAVSAFWVRNGNLYDAVEHAVKIAALSVTKKGAQSSLPTIQEYENFMQGR, encoded by the coding sequence TTGAAAAATCATGTAGAAATATTGGTCTATGGAAGTTTAAATATGGATTTTGTAGCTTTTTTAAATAAGCTGCCTAAAATTGGCGAGACGTTAAGTGCAAAGGATTTTATGATGGTTCCTGGTGGAAAAGCTGCGAATCAAGCTGTTGCAGCTTCACGCCTAGGTATTAAGGTAGGGATGGTAGGAAAAGTAGGCGATGATTATTTGGGAGAAGAGTTAATTAACAATATTAATCAAGAAGGTGTTGTAACGGAAACGATAAAAAAGGATGTTGGAAGTAGTACAGGTATTGCCATGATTGGTGTTGATCAAAATGGAGATAATATGATCATTACGAACAAAGGGGCAAATGAAAGTTTAACTATTTCTGATATTGACGAAGCAGAAGAGAGTCTTATTCATTCTAAGGCAGTTATTTTGCAACTAGAGATGGAGCAAGTTGTAGCAGAACATATTATAAGGAAGGCTAAACAACATGATAAATATATCATTTTAAATTTAGCACCTATTGTTCCAATTGATCCACAAGTTTTATCAATGGTTAACTTACTTATTGTTAACGAAACGGAAGCATTTGAATTAACAGGTATGGATATAAATACAATTGAATCTACAATAGAAGCAGCCAAAATATTGAACAATAGAGGAATTGAAAGCGTTGTAATTACATTAGGCGCAAGTGGGGCTCTATTAAGCACGTCATCTACTGCTCAGCATTTTCAGCCGCCACGTGTGGATGTTGTGGATTCTACTGCTGCAGGCGACTGTTTTGTTGCAGCGGTTTCAGCCTTTTGGGTCAGGAATGGTAATTTATATGACGCTGTCGAACATGCTGTAAAAATCGCAGCGTTGTCAGTTACTAAAAAAGGAGCACAGTCTTCTTTGCCAACGATTCAAGAATATGAAAACTTTATGCAAGGAAGGTGA
- a CDS encoding BtpA/SgcQ family protein, protein MADLLHPNCLAISMIQPDPLPGSYRHTDKKIDDILYQSLKETEMVAVNGFDGVILQNMNDMPIKQYSSPEAIAYMTKIGYEIRKRFPDLILGVLMNWDGVAGLSVADAIGADFVRVEHLFTGVEVTSAGLLQAQCVEIAELRKRIKSSVPIYADVYEVHGVPLGRKPIEDAAWESVHEAFADGLFIAGKNAEESRELVKKARSKVNSTPIFLGGGATGENVCELLQDYDGVCVATWIKNGDMKNPINPERAEIFMHEVKRARKMKKQPINS, encoded by the coding sequence ATGGCTGATCTTTTACATCCAAACTGTTTAGCAATATCGATGATACAACCTGATCCCTTGCCAGGCAGTTATAGACATACAGATAAAAAAATTGATGATATTTTGTATCAATCATTAAAAGAAACAGAAATGGTGGCTGTTAATGGTTTTGATGGTGTGATACTTCAAAATATGAATGATATGCCGATAAAACAATATTCTTCACCAGAGGCTATCGCCTATATGACAAAAATCGGTTATGAAATAAGAAAGCGATTTCCTGATTTAATTTTAGGTGTTTTGATGAATTGGGATGGAGTAGCTGGACTATCAGTTGCTGATGCAATCGGTGCTGATTTCGTAAGGGTTGAACATTTATTTACAGGAGTTGAGGTAACAAGTGCAGGCCTGTTACAAGCACAATGTGTGGAAATCGCTGAATTGAGGAAGAGGATCAAAAGTAGTGTTCCAATCTATGCCGATGTATATGAAGTACATGGAGTGCCGTTAGGAAGAAAACCAATAGAGGATGCAGCATGGGAATCAGTTCATGAAGCCTTTGCCGATGGTCTATTTATAGCTGGAAAAAATGCCGAGGAAAGTAGAGAATTAGTAAAAAAAGCACGTTCCAAAGTAAATAGTACGCCTATTTTCTTAGGTGGAGGAGCTACGGGCGAAAATGTTTGTGAGCTACTACAAGATTATGACGGTGTTTGTGTTGCTACGTGGATTAAAAACGGTGATATGAAAAATCCGATAAATCCAGAGAGAGCAGAGATATTTATGCATGAAGTGAAAAGAGCGAGAAAAATGAAGAAGCAACCTATTAATTCTTAA
- a CDS encoding GntR family transcriptional regulator, with the protein MMGRAIKINIDFTIDKDSMLPFHYQIYLKLKEAIESNQIKEGEKIPSEKELQTIFGVSRITVRKAMEDLERDGFVKKYQGKGTIVMPTKHNYNLQELTSFSSDVQQAGGISNSQILDFKEVEADVKVADFLKIGLGETVYYLERLRMMENKIVGLHKAYIKKNSPVLISPEEINSETSLYKLLTDKGIRLKSADEILEARIPNEKLKKLLKLSDDQAVFYKERITFNHDDEPIEYVEIYYNADAYRYKVSMSIKSD; encoded by the coding sequence ATGATGGGGAGGGCGATTAAAATCAATATAGATTTTACAATTGATAAAGATTCAATGCTTCCATTTCATTATCAAATTTATTTGAAATTAAAAGAGGCAATAGAAAGTAATCAAATTAAAGAGGGTGAGAAAATACCTTCTGAGAAAGAGCTCCAAACAATATTTGGTGTAAGTAGAATCACTGTCAGGAAAGCAATGGAGGACTTGGAAAGAGATGGATTTGTAAAAAAATACCAAGGAAAAGGCACCATTGTTATGCCAACTAAACACAATTATAATCTACAAGAATTAACGAGCTTTAGTTCTGATGTGCAGCAAGCAGGAGGTATTTCAAATTCGCAGATTTTAGACTTTAAGGAAGTAGAGGCCGATGTGAAGGTTGCTGATTTTCTAAAAATTGGTTTAGGAGAAACAGTGTATTATCTTGAACGCTTAAGGATGATGGAGAATAAAATTGTTGGTCTTCATAAAGCTTATATAAAGAAAAACAGTCCTGTTTTAATTTCGCCGGAAGAAATTAATAGTGAAACATCGCTTTACAAATTATTGACTGATAAAGGAATAAGGCTGAAGTCAGCGGATGAAATTTTAGAAGCAAGGATACCTAATGAGAAATTGAAGAAGCTACTTAAACTATCGGATGACCAAGCTGTTTTTTATAAAGAGAGAATTACATTTAATCATGATGATGAGCCAATAGAGTATGTAGAGATTTATTATAATGCTGATGCTTATCGTTACAAAGTATCCATGAGTATAAAGAGTGATTAA
- the dcuC gene encoding C4-dicarboxylate transporter DcuC — MTLDIIMYVSAILSIAIVVYMLIKKMDIKISLFLMGIVLVWISLAMGKEVAIKDFVSTGSLLLDPLLVIVQQFKDTFSAAGLVILMLGGYTAYMSAIGANDVTVDVLTKPISKFKSVYVLVPVVFLIGNLLSLVVPSASNLAIILLATLYPVLRRAGMSALTAGAVIATSATIVPTPLGSDNVAIAEELAKHTAFANINVADYVFNYHALVSIPTLIFIAIVHFFWQRRMDKKAQLGATSANEDKLEVKEYAEIGGGKLYKTVYAILPVFPIILLLAAYGVQLSTGITIDISVEVATIVSLILAIICELIRFKGDKKVLENTETFFKGMGGAMSIVALLVAASVFVTGLKSIGLIDELQQSMQHIQGQGFDFALPLILVAFTALIVLLSGSGIALFFAMIPLIVPLAEAAGISPIAISVPMGLAGNLFRAVSPVAAVVLIVAGTVKVDPIEIVKRTTVPMVSGVVFMFILSMIIFL; from the coding sequence ATGACTCTTGATATTATAATGTATGTCTCAGCTATTCTATCTATAGCAATCGTAGTATATATGCTAATTAAAAAAATGGATATTAAAATTTCCCTCTTCTTGATGGGTATCGTACTCGTTTGGATCAGTCTTGCGATGGGAAAAGAAGTTGCTATTAAAGATTTTGTTTCAACAGGATCTTTATTGCTAGATCCACTCCTAGTAATTGTCCAACAATTTAAAGATACTTTTAGCGCGGCTGGATTAGTCATCCTGATGTTGGGTGGATATACAGCATATATGTCCGCTATAGGAGCAAATGATGTTACAGTCGATGTATTAACTAAACCAATATCGAAGTTTAAATCAGTTTATGTTTTGGTCCCAGTCGTATTCTTAATAGGGAATTTACTTTCTCTTGTTGTACCTAGTGCCTCCAATTTAGCGATTATCCTACTTGCTACTCTTTACCCTGTGTTAAGAAGAGCTGGGATGTCAGCATTAACTGCCGGAGCAGTAATCGCCACATCGGCTACGATCGTTCCGACACCATTGGGAAGCGACAATGTTGCTATTGCTGAAGAATTGGCAAAACACACTGCTTTTGCCAATATAAATGTAGCTGATTACGTATTTAACTATCATGCATTAGTGTCCATACCTACATTAATCTTTATCGCTATCGTTCATTTCTTTTGGCAAAGAAGAATGGATAAAAAAGCTCAACTTGGAGCTACATCTGCAAATGAAGATAAACTTGAAGTAAAAGAGTATGCTGAAATTGGTGGAGGTAAGCTATATAAAACAGTGTATGCGATCCTTCCTGTATTTCCAATTATTCTATTATTGGCGGCGTATGGAGTTCAATTATCTACTGGTATAACAATTGATATTAGTGTTGAGGTTGCTACTATAGTCTCCCTCATACTTGCCATTATTTGTGAACTCATTAGATTTAAAGGTGATAAGAAAGTCTTGGAAAATACCGAAACATTCTTTAAAGGAATGGGCGGAGCAATGTCGATTGTAGCACTGTTAGTGGCAGCATCAGTATTTGTCACTGGTTTGAAATCAATAGGGCTAATTGACGAGCTACAACAGTCTATGCAACACATCCAAGGTCAAGGATTTGACTTTGCATTACCGTTGATACTAGTAGCTTTTACAGCTCTCATTGTTTTGTTAAGTGGTAGTGGTATCGCCTTGTTTTTCGCTATGATTCCATTAATTGTTCCATTAGCTGAAGCAGCGGGGATTAGCCCAATAGCTATCTCTGTTCCAATGGGACTAGCTGGCAACCTATTTAGAGCGGTTTCTCCTGTAGCAGCAGTTGTATTAATTGTAGCAGGAACAGTAAAAGTAGACCCAATAGAAATTGTTAAAAGAACAACCGTACCGATGGTTTCTGGCGTGGTCTTTATGTTTATATTATCTATGATAATATTTCTATAA
- the rihC gene encoding ribonucleoside hydrolase RihC: MTKRPIIIDTDPGIDDAVAIAIALFSEELDVKLITTVAGNVGLDKVTYNALRLLKFFKKDIPVAIGADRPLMKAPIDASNVHGESGMDGFDFEEPTHELVLKENAVNAMYRVIMSSEQPITLVPIGPLTNIALLLKMYPEVTDHIAEIVLMGGSTGRGNAGVMAEYNIFADPEAAKIVFQSNIPKVMVGLDVGLKALVYPEDSERLKELNETGNMIYHLFKKYRGGSLKTGLKMYDSCAVAYLLKPEMFEVIDTFVDVEVNGTMTSGCTVVDIKGYLKQPNNAKVCIDIDPVIFKDWFMESLSRCN, from the coding sequence ATGACAAAACGACCAATTATTATTGATACGGACCCAGGAATTGATGATGCTGTAGCTATTGCAATCGCTCTTTTCAGTGAGGAATTAGATGTTAAATTAATAACAACGGTTGCTGGAAATGTTGGCCTTGATAAGGTGACATATAACGCATTGCGATTACTCAAGTTTTTTAAGAAGGATATACCTGTAGCTATTGGTGCTGATCGTCCACTTATGAAGGCGCCAATTGATGCCAGTAATGTACACGGAGAGAGTGGAATGGATGGGTTTGATTTTGAAGAGCCAACACATGAGTTGGTGCTGAAAGAGAATGCTGTCAATGCCATGTATAGAGTGATCATGTCAAGTGAACAACCAATAACGCTTGTTCCCATTGGCCCGTTAACAAATATCGCTTTATTACTAAAGATGTACCCAGAGGTGACTGATCACATTGCTGAAATTGTATTAATGGGAGGATCTACCGGAAGAGGCAATGCAGGCGTAATGGCGGAATATAACATATTTGCGGACCCAGAAGCAGCTAAAATTGTATTCCAAAGTAATATTCCAAAGGTGATGGTTGGGCTAGATGTTGGATTAAAAGCGTTAGTTTATCCAGAAGATAGTGAAAGATTAAAAGAGTTAAATGAAACAGGAAACATGATCTATCATTTATTCAAAAAATATCGAGGTGGCAGCTTAAAAACAGGGTTGAAAATGTACGATAGCTGTGCTGTTGCTTATTTACTAAAACCCGAGATGTTTGAAGTAATCGACACTTTTGTAGATGTAGAAGTCAATGGAACTATGACGTCAGGCTGTACAGTAGTAGATATCAAAGGATATTTAAAACAGCCTAATAATGCAAAGGTTTGTATAGATATTGATCCGGTAATATTTAAAGATTGGTTCATGGAAAGTTTATCAAGATGTAATTGA
- the rbsK gene encoding ribokinase: MSHTPKITVVGSINMDMVTITNQLPKMGETIIGQQFQMNPGGKGANQAVAAARLGAQVRMIGCVGNDTFGKDLLQHLHTEGVDVSNVEPVTYSTATATIIVSNNDNNIIVVPGANNYVTSTYVESKRDVIANSDILILQLEIPLEAVRKAIEIAKENGVTVILNPAPICDLPDELLEQVDYLTPNEHEYIHLNIKENRTDLLEKIILTKGSEGVSFRDHGEDKNISAYEVSVVDTTGAGDAFNGGFAFALGKSLPLEEACAYGNAVGALATTKLGAQTGMPTSEEVKAFLRK; this comes from the coding sequence ATGAGTCATACCCCTAAAATAACTGTCGTGGGAAGCATCAATATGGACATGGTAACGATTACGAACCAGCTCCCGAAGATGGGTGAAACAATCATAGGGCAACAGTTTCAAATGAATCCTGGGGGAAAAGGTGCCAATCAGGCTGTAGCAGCTGCACGTCTGGGAGCGCAAGTTCGTATGATTGGCTGTGTCGGCAATGATACTTTTGGTAAGGATTTACTGCAGCATCTTCATACTGAAGGTGTTGATGTAAGCAATGTGGAACCGGTTACCTATTCAACTGCAACAGCTACAATTATTGTTTCAAATAATGATAATAATATTATTGTTGTACCTGGTGCCAATAATTATGTAACATCCACCTACGTGGAATCGAAGCGGGATGTAATTGCAAATAGCGATATTCTAATCCTACAGTTAGAAATTCCGCTAGAGGCAGTACGAAAAGCAATTGAAATTGCAAAAGAAAATGGAGTAACTGTGATATTAAATCCAGCTCCTATTTGTGATCTTCCAGATGAATTACTTGAACAAGTTGATTATTTAACACCCAATGAACATGAGTATATACATTTAAATATAAAAGAAAACCGTACAGACTTGTTAGAGAAGATAATCTTAACAAAAGGAAGCGAAGGTGTTTCCTTCCGTGATCATGGGGAGGATAAAAATATCTCTGCATATGAAGTAAGTGTTGTTGATACTACTGGTGCCGGAGATGCTTTTAACGGAGGTTTTGCATTTGCTTTAGGTAAAAGTCTTCCTTTAGAAGAGGCTTGTGCTTACGGAAATGCAGTAGGTGCATTAGCAACAACGAAGCTTGGTGCGCAGACAGGAATGCCAACAAGTGAAGAAGTTAAAGCATTTCTTCGCAAATAA
- a CDS encoding LacI family DNA-binding transcriptional regulator, producing MVSIKDVAKHAGVSVATVSRVLNDKGYVSVDTRKKVEESIEELKYKPNEVARSLFKKQSKTIGLIVPDIMNPYFPELARAVEDTAAGLGYNVILCNSDEDEEKEQRYLDVLLQKYVDGIIVSSNTLKAKTIHELNIPVVSIDREISKDIPTIVVDNKKGARMATSFLKKIGRQKIAHIRGPNHVVNAAERCEGYKDVVSKEPWFKESYIVNGNYHMETSTEVTLQLLQLHPEIDGIFAANDTMAIGTIKAAHQLGLKVPEDISIIGFDGITLSKATTPELTTIAQPMYDLGEKAATMLVRLIEGDQLEKNFYQLDIKLIERHST from the coding sequence GTGGTTTCGATTAAAGACGTAGCAAAACATGCAGGCGTATCAGTTGCAACGGTGTCCCGAGTGTTAAATGACAAAGGATATGTGAGTGTAGATACAAGGAAGAAAGTAGAAGAGTCCATTGAAGAATTGAAATATAAACCAAATGAAGTTGCTAGAAGCCTTTTTAAAAAACAATCGAAAACAATTGGTTTAATCGTACCGGATATCATGAATCCGTATTTTCCTGAATTAGCTCGGGCGGTTGAAGATACAGCTGCTGGACTTGGATATAATGTGATTTTATGTAATTCCGATGAAGATGAGGAAAAAGAACAACGTTATTTGGATGTTTTGCTACAAAAATATGTAGATGGAATCATTGTCTCTTCAAATACCTTAAAGGCAAAAACGATACATGAATTGAATATACCTGTAGTCAGCATCGATAGGGAGATTAGTAAGGATATACCAACTATTGTAGTGGATAATAAAAAGGGAGCACGAATGGCTACCAGCTTTCTGAAAAAAATAGGTCGCCAGAAAATCGCCCATATTAGAGGTCCTAATCATGTGGTAAACGCTGCAGAACGATGCGAAGGGTATAAAGATGTAGTATCTAAGGAACCGTGGTTTAAAGAAAGTTATATTGTAAACGGAAACTATCATATGGAAACATCAACTGAGGTAACATTACAGCTTTTACAATTACATCCTGAGATTGATGGGATTTTTGCTGCGAATGATACGATGGCAATTGGTACGATTAAAGCAGCTCATCAGCTTGGACTAAAAGTACCTGAAGACATATCTATCATTGGCTTTGATGGTATCACATTGTCTAAAGCAACAACCCCAGAACTAACAACAATCGCACAACCGATGTATGATTTAGGGGAAAAAGCAGCCACAATGCTAGTTAGGTTAATTGAAGGAGATCAATTGGAAAAGAACTTCTATCAGCTTGACATTAAATTAATAGAGAGACATTCAACATAA
- a CDS encoding CalY family protein gives MNIKKQLSMGLLSAVIGITLIGGGTYAYFSDSAETNNTFAAGTLDLAVNPTQIIDVSNMKPGDSFIRDFELQNNGSLDIGKVLLTTAYTVTDAKGDNAEDFGEHIEVEFLYNMDKLDEVIYKTTLAKLKDMNPEVVNEKVFEPIFDEKGLPTGKMNDLVVKFNFIDNGEDQNQFQGDSMDLTWTFNAQQTEGKQR, from the coding sequence ATGAATATCAAAAAGCAATTAAGTATGGGATTACTATCAGCTGTCATCGGCATTACATTAATTGGGGGCGGAACCTACGCGTATTTTAGTGATAGTGCGGAAACGAATAATACATTTGCAGCAGGGACGTTGGATCTCGCTGTGAACCCTACTCAGATTATTGATGTCAGCAACATGAAACCAGGTGACTCCTTTATACGTGATTTTGAACTTCAGAATAATGGTTCATTGGATATTGGAAAAGTATTATTAACAACTGCTTATACAGTGACAGATGCAAAGGGAGATAACGCAGAAGACTTTGGTGAGCATATTGAAGTAGAATTTCTTTACAATATGGACAAGCTCGACGAAGTCATTTACAAAACAACTTTAGCTAAACTAAAAGATATGAATCCAGAAGTTGTAAATGAAAAGGTTTTCGAACCAATCTTCGATGAAAAAGGTTTGCCAACAGGTAAAATGAACGATCTCGTCGTAAAATTCAATTTTATCGATAACGGTGAAGACCAAAATCAATTTCAAGGAGATTCAATGGATCTTACCTGGACATTTAACGCCCAACAAACAGAAGGAAAGCAAAGATAG
- the sipW gene encoding signal peptidase I SipW — protein MKGKIILKWISNCISTLFIVLLVCVVFIVISSRAAGGEASLFGYQLKTVLSGSMEPEMQVGSVILVQLADENDRFKSGDVITFQTKDAILVTHRIIGVENDGQRFITQGDNNNGPDVEPVLAQNIVGKYSGWTVPYLGYAFHYANTKQGAILLLFIPGLLFLGHAIFTIWRTLRLIEVPKRSNPKGTID, from the coding sequence ATGAAAGGGAAAATCATTCTAAAATGGATTAGCAATTGCATCTCAACCCTGTTCATCGTCCTGTTAGTCTGTGTTGTATTTATCGTCATTTCATCTCGAGCAGCAGGAGGAGAAGCAAGCCTATTTGGTTACCAATTAAAAACAGTATTATCTGGTTCCATGGAGCCAGAAATGCAAGTTGGTTCGGTTATTTTGGTCCAGTTAGCAGATGAAAATGATAGGTTTAAAAGCGGTGATGTCATTACATTTCAGACCAAGGACGCAATTCTTGTCACACATCGAATCATCGGGGTAGAAAATGATGGTCAGCGCTTTATTACCCAAGGCGATAATAATAATGGACCTGATGTAGAACCGGTCTTAGCCCAAAATATTGTTGGGAAATATTCGGGGTGGACGGTCCCGTATTTGGGCTATGCCTTCCATTATGCGAATACGAAGCAAGGAGCCATCCTGTTGTTGTTCATACCTGGTCTGTTGTTTCTTGGACATGCTATATTTACCATTTGGCGTACGCTGCGTCTAATTGAAGTACCTAAAAGGTCCAATCCTAAAGGAACAATAGATTGA